ACAGGAAGGCGTCATAAACCTTGCGGTGATCCTCTGCTGATGGCATATAACGCTCGACCAGCTGCATCAGGTCGTTGGAACGGAAAATGGGCGGCGGTTTGGAAGGCGGCATGACTGAAGAATCCTGAAAACCCTGATCGTCAATATTCACATGGCCGCTTACCTGACCATGCCCCGACCACGGCGACCCGTGTCCACAATCGTCCGGAGGCAGCCCGTGGTAAAAATTGTCTTCTGACATATTAATAACCTCCTTCCAAGCGGATCAGGACTAGCCACAACAAAACGCTGTCTGCGTAACGAAAAATGCCCGCTGTTTACTAGCGGGCATTTTCATCTGCATCAGTCTTCGGGCATGTGGGTGGTAATCACGACAGGCTTCTGGTTTAACAGACCGTCAGCAATTTCGCGCAGGGCAATCACGGTCGGCTTGTCACCCTCTTCATCCAGCAACGGCTGGGCACCGTGGGAAATATCGCGGGCGCGCTTCGCCGCTTTCAATACCAGTTCAAAATGGTTTTCCACATTCTGCAAGCAATCTTCTACCGTAATACGTGCCATCGTTGTTCCGCTTTTGAAAATCAATTGAATTACATTAAGCCGGATTATGACCGAGGTCAACCCCGACCCAAACCGTTAACCTAGCAAATCTGCCAGTCTAAGGCTTTTGCCATCCCCTTGTATATGGCTTATTTCGGCGAGGAAAAGTTCCGCAGTGGCAATGGCATCCTGCAAGGCATCATGCGCCCCGTAACGCGGCAGGTTGTAATGCTGGCGCAAATTCCCCAAGCGGAACTGGTTGGGGATAATAACCTGCTGGGCACGCTCACGCAGGCGCTTTTCGATTGCCAGCGTATCCAGCATCAGCAGCGGCAACTTCCGCCCATAGACACGTTCCATCGCTGCTTGCAGGAACGTGCGCTCGATATGCTCGAAATGCGCAATCAGCACCTTGCCGGTCATGCGCTCCACCAGCTCATGCAGGGCATCGTGCAGATGAATGCCCTCATTCATCCGGTCGTCAGTGATCTTGTGCACCACCACGGTTTCAGGCGGCAACGGAAAATTCAGCTTGACGATACGGTGGATACAGCGCCCCATCTGCACGCGCCCCTGGCGGATTTCCGTGTAACCCATACTGAGGATGGCATCCTTACGCGCATCCAGCCCGGTGGTTTCAAAATCCAGCACCAGATAATCCACATCCCATGCCGACTGCTTTTTGTCGGCGAAAGGGGTTTGCAGGTAATGGCGGGCGACCGGGTGTTCCACCTTCGGCAGCAGGCGCTGTTTCTGGGCTTCGGGGGAAAACCAACGCCACAGCATCAGCGGAACCGGTCAGCCTGATAGCGGGTAGCCATGCTTTCCTGCATGGTCGACACCACTTCAAAGGCATCTTTCAGATGGCGGCGTTCCAGCGCGGAAAGCTCTTCCGGGGGCACGTAGTTGTTCGGCTTCTGGCCATTTTCAATTTGCTTGGCCTGATGTTGCAGGCGTACCATGCTGATGAATTCAAAGGCATCGCGCAAGTCGTTGATAGTCCCTTCCGTCAGGACACCCGCCGCGCCAATCGCGTCCAGCCGCTCCCAGGTATTGATCGGCTCCAACCCGCCCGCCAGCGCATACAGGCGCGCCATGTCGATGA
The sequence above is drawn from the Thiothrix nivea DSM 5205 genome and encodes:
- the rpoZ gene encoding DNA-directed RNA polymerase subunit omega, producing MARITVEDCLQNVENHFELVLKAAKRARDISHGAQPLLDEEGDKPTVIALREIADGLLNQKPVVITTHMPED
- a CDS encoding exonuclease domain-containing protein yields the protein MLWRWFSPEAQKQRLLPKVEHPVARHYLQTPFADKKQSAWDVDYLVLDFETTGLDARKDAILSMGYTEIRQGRVQMGRCIHRIVKLNFPLPPETVVVHKITDDRMNEGIHLHDALHELVERMTGKVLIAHFEHIERTFLQAAMERVYGRKLPLLMLDTLAIEKRLRERAQQVIIPNQFRLGNLRQHYNLPRYGAHDALQDAIATAELFLAEISHIQGDGKSLRLADLLG